Within Nycticebus coucang isolate mNycCou1 chromosome 16, mNycCou1.pri, whole genome shotgun sequence, the genomic segment CTGGAAGTGGCCCACATTGGGTCCATATTCCACTGGCCAGAACTCAGGCATGTCGCCCCCATGTAGCTGTGAATGGGCAGGGACTACTGTCCATATCCTCACGTTCCAGCAGGCTAAAAGTAATTGATTTAGTGTCTCTGCCACTGTTGAATATTTAAACTTGATTCTAAGGTCTTCTGTGGGTGAAGTGTTTCTGTTAGAAAGACCTTGATGGTGCAGTTTACTTCACATGGTAGCTAGgtatttgatttgaatttccagACTTACTTTTGCCATAGGTGGTTATAAGCTTCTCATGGATGGGAAAGAAGGGGATTTTAGTTTTGACTTTTAAAGTGCTGCACTGGGAACATTTCTTCTTTGCCTGGTGATGTGTTTATAACCAGCTCAGAGAGACCAGGATGCAAGTCTGGTCATGCTTGATGGAGTCTAGTTGTAATCAGATTTGGGTCATTCAGATGGTTCCTTGCAGAGAGACAGGTGAGAGATGCTAACTTCAGAAACATCCCAAAGTGTGTCCTGAGTTTCTCACTGACCATGGCTTTCCAGGATTAGAAGGCCACATCTTCATTTTTTGTCATTTGAGACGCATTCTCATGATTTCCAAGCCAGATGTTTCTGTCCAGGAATTCCAGCTACATGATTTTTCCTGCTGAGAGGTTCCCCCCACCCCTTtaaattcaaaagctttgtatctttgaaataattttggtaGATTTAAAAACCTTTCATATGTTACTGGTCATCTTCAATAGCATATGTTAAGTTAACCTAAACCAATCTTCAGTCAGGTGTGTCCCCCCGCCCTGGAATCGATCTGGTGCAGTGGAGGTGGTTCGGATCGTAAGGCCCAGAATGGTGAGGCTTTCATGCTAACAGCATTTGCTTTCTTCTAATTGcttcattttttcatgtcttctttctcctccctgccAGCTCCCTGCCTTTGGTTTGCTCTAGGTTGTCAAATCAGATAACCACGCTTGTTACACCAAGAATCAATAGACTCTAAATGAGGACTCACATTATGAATAGAGTCAAGTTCAAACTCCTCATCCTGGTGCCTGTTGGCCTTTGGCAGTTGGCTTATCTGGCCCTTGCTGATTGTGTAAGTTGCAGCAATTcccaccctcacacacacactgcaccCTCTTCTCGAATCACACCAAGTTATGCTCAATATTAGGCCCAGTgtagtggatcatgcctgtaatcctagcactctaggaggcccaggtgggagtatcccttgagctcaggagtttaagaccagcctgaacaaaagccagaccccgtctctgataaaaccagaaaaattagcccatattgtggtgagtgcctgtagtctcagttactcaggagactgaggcagggggatctcttgaacggaggaatttgaggttgctgtgagctaggatgaggccatggcattctagaccaggtgacagagtgagaccctgtctcgaaaaagaaaaataaataaataaataactacagaTGTTTATggagtgcttactgtgtgccaggtcctCTTGTAGAAGCTACTAAAACATTTAACagtcccagaggctgaggcatttagaatacattaaatatgtattaaattattaaatacttaaattaaGCAATGATTAATTACCTACAATTAATATATGTATCATGTGTTAATAACCTAACAATTATATGTAGGTTAAATATGACTGTGTATGACATGTGCAGGCATATTGAATATATTAAACCATGTAACCCTTCCGTGGTGGGTCATGCTTGATGGATTCTAGCTGTAATTGGATTTGGGTCATTCAGATGGTTCCAAATATAACCTAGAATAAATTATCAGGTTTTATCTCCCTTGTGCAATGGAGGACGAGATGGGCAGAGGTTAGATAGCTTTTCCCATGTCTCTGCTAGGGGGCGCCAGACTAACCATTGTGTAGTGTTGACTCTGAAGTTACCTGGCTCTCTTCCCTCATCCTTTTATTCCACTTGGGGGACCCCTAATTTTTGTCCCCCAAATTCAACTGAGACTATCTTCctgtactcttctttttttttttttattgttggggattcattgagggtacaataagtgtACTCTTCTTTTATCGCCTGTGTCTTCCCCCTGAATGAGGTGGAGCCTGTGCTTTCAGCATACTCTTACTTTACTACTTGGCTTGTCCTAGAGATGTCTGTTCACGATCCCTTCTCCCTTGGTCTGGAGTGGAGCTCCTTGGGGATAAAGCCAGGACCCGGCAAAGCATTCATTATTCAAGGCTGGTGGAGTTGATCAGAATTAGATTATCATGCCCAGCTCCCCAATTCCCAGATAACAACACTGAGGCCCAATGTGGTGTTGCCCCAGAGCTCTCCAGGGAGAGACATGGGGCTAGAACCCACGCATTCAGAGTTGGTGACAACATGGCCTTTGAAAGCAGAAAACTTGGCAGAGATTTTGGTTTTGTTCCTTGGTTCCTGGCAGTGTTCCTTCCAAGGGCTTTGGGATGCAGGAGGTGTTTCTGAGCCTTCCGTGCATTTAGCATGCACTTAGCGGGTTGGTAACAGTCATGAGTGTCTTGATATAAAAAGACCAAAGCAAGCCCTGAATTTGCACAAACGCGCTGGCGGAGGGCTTGGCTATTCTGATGAGGACATGAAGAGCACATTAACACTTGTGGctaaagggcttttttttttctaataggaaGTTAGCACATTTTACATATTCattaattttcacatttaatataataaatcacTTGCTGAATTATGTCTCATTGTTTCATTGTAAGAATTATCTTTATCTGTATATTCCTGTATATATAACCTAGAATAAATTAtccagttttaaattttgtttttgtgttgaaATTGCCACAAACTTCGGAAAAGTTGGCAATACGTATAAAGAATCCTATTTTCTCCCACTCGTTTGAGAGTATATGGCTCTTACCCCAGATGCTAGCATTTCTTCCTATATACAGAGACACCCTCTGCTCCTCCACTACCATACGAGGATTAAAATTGCAAAATGAGTCAATCCATTCATCCTAGCCAGCTCCTCCTCGTGTCCCATTCCCGTTTGTCAGCTGTCCTGAGCCCAGTAAGAATGAAGCCCTTTAAGACAGTAAATTCCAATTGAGAATTATGCCTTCCATGTAATTGTCACATGTCTTTAGTCTCCTTCTGTCAGGAATAGCACCTTAGTCTTTCCTGGACACTCACTACCTCgattctttgttaaaaaaaaaaaaagcccacaccAGTTGTTTTGCAGAATGTCCCtcaatttgctttcttggatATTTTCTCATGATTTTATCTACATTATAGGATCAGCGGGTCATTGGCTGACAgtgtccctctctcttttctgagAGTGCCCAGTTTTGATCTGTCCCATTTCTGATGCTATTTACTCACTTTGGTCACTTGGTCAAGATGGTGTTTGCCAGTTGGTATGGGACGGTTCTTTGTCATTAGTTGTTGTTTTATGGTGGGATATTTTAACATTATGTAGAGCCTTTCTCATCAAGTTTgccattttgctttttctatcTACATGGACTCATGGTTTCCTCTTTTATTCAGCAGGTTATAATCTGCTAgtggtattatttatttaaatactcaGATTATCCCTGACTTGGCCTTTGGGAGCCCCATCAGGCAGGCCCCTCTGTCCTGTTGGGTCCTATCCTCCTGGAAAGCTGATGACTCTGGCTGTTCCCCTTCTTGGAGGCCCCTCACCCTGTGTGGCCTCTCATGCTCCAGTGTTAGTTACCTCCGTGGGTGGATTCCTCCCCTTCTAgttactaggttttttttttttttgtttgtttgtttgttttttaaataagaggaagggctttattaccagccaggagcttacagcatagaagaattccaaatggccatgctccctgactagctttgtttttccctttttatcaacagtcaaaaagttccaacccataggtatcccccttctcattggccagtttgaatcaagtgggagatgctattccagcccctacagaactacaggatttcacagaggAATTAAGTTTAAgttaaattcctaagagctgagtcacatggagaggaccctgcaggtgtatccttgtgatctccttgagaagatctgttctcctagacctcacccttctcgggtatcctctctcattcttaccttttgagactccaatatatttcaatttggggtctcaatatcagcttgcttCTGCAGGTGCcgatattaattacttttcagcactcAGATTTTAGGCACTGTGACCCTTCTTGAGTTCTCTATTCCGGCCTTAATAGTACCGTGATGGTGGGCTAATACCTATAGGTTACTTAAGTaaccattaatttttaaaaatcttcaccaTGTCCTCATTTTAACCTGCTGCCCTTCTCTTTGATACATGCTGTTGGTTTGGTTGCATGGAATTGAACTGGAATCCCAGCTTTGAGGCTGGCAGCATGGATTTCATAAAAACAGCTTCACCTGATGGCTTCCTAAATACGAAGAGCATTTACAAATTTAGGACTGGGATTTAATCAGTTTATCCTGATTCTTTTTGACCTAGATTTCAAGATTGTattaatttcacttttattttattttattttattttattgtttctctcctctccatttttactttctcccATTACTTACTTGCATGGCTGCTATTTTACCACTTCTTGTGCTTCTGGTACTAACTTAGATAGGAAACCTTCTAGGTTGGCTGGGGGTTTCTGAGAAAACTGGAAAAAGGACTTTTTCTTTGCTATAGGAGTAAAGTATATATGAACAAGTATATCGCTCTCACAGCCAGATGGAGGCCATAACTCAGCACCCCTGCCAAGcaaacatcttttattttgttgcttttgcAAGGTAGGGTCAAGGGACAGAGGTGTACCATATTTGCTGTCTCATTTACTTTTCTAGTTTATCTTAGTCATTTTCTTCTcagggtgtgtgcgtgtgtgtgtgtgtctgtgtgtgtgtgtgtgttttaagggCTAGTTCTGTGCTGTTCTAGCAATTATAAATCAGGTTTTATAATCTCCCTGTCTGGATGAACTCTGCTGTGAAGTTCACAGTGGAGATCCATCCTGCTGTCTCTGTCATGCATGTATGGGAAGGGCCTTACCCACCAGGACCTCCCTATATTTTTGGTGCTGGGCTTTTTGAGTCAGCTTAGCAGCCAGTACATTTTACTACTGGAACCTCCTACCATGAGATTACCTGGAATTTGATTTTTAATCCTCAAAGTTGTGATCTATGAAATCAAATTATTCTAGAAGTAGCATTGCATCTATTTTTAGTATATCTGGACTTTCTCTATATTTAGTAAATCTGATTTGCTTCTTGCCTTTCTGACAAGTTTTGGGGCAATAAATAATGTATTGTCATTGGCAATATCCTTCCAAGATACTTAGATTTTTGTCTCTATTCATCTTTAATCAACAGTGCTTACTTATATTTAGGAGATGAACTTTCAGTGACTTTAATTTTGGGCAACAATAATCTTTTCGAAAAGCTTAGAAAGATGTGAAAAAGCTAGAGAATTGGTGTATTATTACTTTACAGGGCAATGGTCTTTTGAGTTGTCCCTTCTCATCCTTGGAATTTATCCCTGCCGGGGGGCACTGGATGCCCTCGTGACTGCTgttctctgccttgtgaagccttCATGTGTTTTCACTGTGATCCATAAGAAAGGAGCCTAAGAATGCAGGCATGAATTTCACAGAGCAGTTTTCATAGTTTTTGAAAACTTCTAATTATGGCTCAGAAGCCTAGAGATTATGATGACTATCAATTATCCAGATGGAAGGAAAgacctcacattttttttttcagactacCATTTATTGATCCTTTCGGTAGCTCCAGGCAGTGACTGTGGTTTCCAATAGATGGTTCCATTTACtcctattattcccattttaccaatgaggaaacGGAATCTTGGTGATGTGAAGTCATTTGGCATCAAACAGCAGAAGCAGAATTCCCACCTGATTGCGTCTGGTTCTAAAGCCGGTTGGTTGTCTGAGCACCAAACCTCTTACTCCCTGTCACTTCCTGGCTAATGTCATCAGACCAGCTTGAGACTGCTCTGGTCTGGGAACAGtccctattttttttccttcttttttttttttttttattgttaaatcatagctgtgtacattagtgcaatcgcctgtacccattctaagatgcaccatagatgtggccccacccattaccctccctccaccaaaacctcccccctcccttccccttccttggccctttccccatactcttgtgctatagttgagttatagtcttcatgtgaaagctataatttagcttcatagtagggctgagtacattggatactttttcttccattcctgagatactttgctaagaagaatatgttccagctccatctatgtaaacatgaaagagataaagtttccatctttctttaaggctgcatagtattccatggtatacacgtaccacaatttgctagtccattcgtgggtcgatggacacttgggcttcttccatgacttagcaattatgaattgggctgcaataaacattctggtacagatgtctttgttatattgtgacttttggtcttctgggtataaacctagtaaaggaattataggattgaatggcaggtctatttttaggtctctaagtattctccaaacatccttccagaaggaacatattagtgtgcattcccaccagcagtgtagaagtgtgccctttcctccacatccacgccaacatttctggttttgggattttgttatgtgggctactcttactggggttagatgctatctcagagtagttttgatttgcatttctctgatgattatggatgatgagctttttttcatgtgtttgtagattttgcattggtcttctttagagaagtttctctttaagtcccttgcctaccctgaaatggggtcacgtgttcttttcttgctaataaatttgagttctctgtggattctggttattagacctttatcggaggtattttctcccattctgagggctgtctgcttgctttactcactatgttcttggctgtgcagaagcttttttttagtttgatcaggtcccagtagtgtatttttgatactgcttcagttgcctggggagtcctcctcataaaatattcacccaggccgattccttcaagagttttccctgcactttcttcaagtatttttatagtttcatgtcttaagtttaaatcttttatccagtgagagtctatcttagttaaaggtgaaaggtgtgggtccagtttcaatcttctacaggttgccagccagtttacccagcaccatttattaaatagggaatcttttccccactgaatgtttttaattggcttgtcaaagatcaaataacggtaagtagttggatccatctcttggttctctcttctgttccagacatctacttctctgcttttgtgccagtaccatgctgttttgatcactgtcgatttatagtacagtctcaggtctggtagcgtgattcctcctgctttgtttttattgctcagtaatgttttggctattggaagttttttctgattccatataaaacgaagtattattttttcaagatctttaaagtatgacaatggagctttaataggaattgcattaaaattatatattgctttgggcagtatggacattttaacaatgttgattcttcccagccatgagcatgatatgtttttccatctgttaacatctttggctatttcttttcttagagtttcatagttctctttatagagatctttcacgtcctttgttaggtatactcccaaatatttcatcatctttggcactactgtgaaaggaatagagtccttgactgtttggcttggttattgttggtatatataaaggctacagatttatgggtgttgattttgtagcctgagacattgctgtattccttgatcacttctaaaagttttgtcgtagaatccctagtgttttccagatatacgattatatcatctgcgaagagtgaaagtttgatctcttctgaccctgtgtggatacccttgatcgccttttcttccctaattgcaatggctaaaacttccattacaatgttaaagagcaatggagacaatgggcaaccttgcctggttcctgatctaagtggaaatgatttcaatttaactccatttatacgatattggctgtgggtttgtagatggcctctattagtttaagaaatatcccttctataccaattttcttaagtgctctgatcatgaagggatgctggatattatcaaaagctttttctgtatcaattgaaagaatcatatggtctttatttttaagtttgtttatgtgttgaattacatttatagatttacgtatattgaaccagccttgagaccctgggataaatccgacttggtcatggtgtataatttttttgatgtgttgttggattctgtttgttaggatcttattgagtattttagcatctatattcattagtgatattggtctataattttcttttcttgttgggtctttccctggtttggggatcaaggtgatgtttgcttcatagaatgtgctgggtaatattccttgtttttctatattttggaagaggtttagtagtataggtactagttcttctttaaatgtttggtagaattctgatgtaaagccatctggtcctgggcttttctttttagggagattttttatagttgatgctattccagaacttgatataggcctgttcaacatttccacttcgttctggcgaagtcttggtaggtagtgtgcttccaggtattggtcgatttctttcagattttcatatttgtgagagtagagtttcttgaagtattcattaaggattttttgaatttctgaggggtctgttgtgttatttcatcattaccatttctgattgatgaaattagagattttattctttttttccttgttaggttggccaaaggtttatctattttattgatcttttcagaaaaccagcttttggatttattgatctgttgtgtaattcttttgttttcaatttcatttaattctgctctgattttggttatttcttttcttctactgtgtttggggttaaagtgttcttctttctccagttgcttgagatgttccattaagttattgatttcctctctttccgttttcttgaggaaggcttgcagtgctataaatttccctctttggactgcctttgcagtatcccagaggttctggtaattcgtgtcttgattgttgttttgttccaaaaatatggtgatttccttcttaatctcatctataacccatgtatccttcagcataaggttgtttagcttccatgtttttgtatgggtatgcaggttcttgttgttatttagttcaacttttattccatgatggtctgagaacaGTCCCTACTTTGACTAATACTGTTGGATGTCTTTCACTATTGCTCAAGACCTGTGCATTATCTGTTTCAGATTTCATGTTGAGATTAATAATTAACTCTTAAGGGCTTTTCCCATTGTGTCAAGTTCAAACAAAAAGAACCTGACAAACTCCCATTATAAATTGAACATACGTAACAAACAAACAGCACAAGCCCCAACAAGAAATAACAGTTGACAGGGTTAGTGTTTTCACGGAAGCCTAGGCCAATGTCAGCAGTGAGTTGCATTCTCAGAAATgtcagggaaaggagagagggtggttGGGTGGAAGCAAGGCCAGGTTTACTCCTTCAAGACCAGGGCTATGCTTTCCTTCACTCTGAAAGGCACAGGAAGGGGTGTAGGGGGTggtggtgtttatttttaattgcattcCTGAAGAAGATATTGAAGTCTTTTCAAGAATGAAATATGCATATATCATATtgcaaattaatttaaaacaattttgtttgctttgtcataATGATTTTTAGATGCACTGtgttaaaagaaaagcaaaacaagaaagcCATGATTAGAAATTTTGCTTTGGGGTTGTGGATGTTTTTAATAATGTGAAGAAACTACTAATGAGGTAAGTTAAACTGCAAATCTAAATATTGTTGTTGAACCTGTCTTCCTGCCCTTTTGCACATTCCTCCTCCAATATATTTATCTATCACAGGGTTatacatttgtttgtttctctgaCTTAAGTATATCAAGCCTTGGGAAAAAGGATTTAGGGAAGGGGGAATAAATACCATtgtccttctttttatttttttttctgaagcacaTAGGCCAATTATCACCCCCATGCACACACAAACCCTCCAGTGAGATCTGATGTGATCTGTGCCCGGTGAGTAAGAAATCCAGAAGCCAAAGGTGACGTCTGCCGGGTTAGTCATTGTCTCCCTCTTGGTCTGTGCGGTTCTCTTGTGGTTGATGGAAAGATTTGGATGAAGGAAGACAGACAACTGGAGAGGGAGGATTTCCAGTTGAGAGCAGTGCTGGAGATGATATTGATGCTCGGAACTGCCAATTAAGTAAACACCTAGTTACTCAATTATTGCAAGTAGGTGGAATCTGCAGTCATCAGAATGAGCACATTCCGTTAAGATGATTCCCCGCAGTCGAAACCCAGGAGGGACACTAAATTTTCCACAGGTTGTCAGTAGACCCTCCAGAAAACAGGTTTTTGGGATTAAGGATGTTTAAGAAACACAAGGTAAAATAAAGTAAGAATCATTTCTTTACTGCTGGAGTTGGAGTTCTCAACTTTAACCAAAGAATGCATGTTTCTTGGAGCACCAGGAACCATTTTCTATTTGTAGTGCTGTTGGAAGACAGGGAACAGTAGTGAAACAAGAACAACAGGTTCTGAAGGAAGCCTGCCTGGGTTCTGGTGGTGACCCAGTCTCTCTTCCATCTGTAAGGCTGTCCACGTGCCCCTGACAATAGAAATGGGCCAAAGAGGAACACGTGTGCCCCTTCCCCGGGGTGCTGTGATGATTACATGACTTAATGTATGTAGAAATGCTTTTCAAACTATGAAGCACCCTGcaaatattagttattattatgccatctactttattttattgttgtataCTAGACTtgccataaaatttactattttaaccatttttaggtaCTATAGTTCACTGGCACTAATTACCTTCAGgttattgtgcaaccatcaccaccacctaTCCCTAGAACTCTTTTCTTGCAAAAATGAAACTCCATACCCATTTGAAAACTAAGTCCTGGGCTggacatggtagctcatgcctatattcctagcactttgggaggctgaggcatgtacattgcttgaggtcaggacttcCAGACAGCCTAAGTAAGAGCGAGACCACCTTGCTACtacaagtagaaaaattagctgggcatggtggcaggcacctgtagtctctgttcctttggaggctgaggaaggaggatcacttgaacccaggaatatgatgttgctgtgagctaggctgataccatggcactctagcctgggtgacagagtgaggctctgtctcaaacacaaaacaaaaaagaaacaaaccagaAAACCTTACTAAGTTTCCATCACCCTTTTCCCCGTAAGCCCTGGAAACAGCCATTCTGGATTGTGTCTCTGTAATTTTTGTCATCtaagtagaatcatacagtgtttgtccttttgtgtctggtttaatttcacttaccataatgctTTCAAGTACGTATGATCTGAGTTCATGTGATGTGagattttaattgaattttatttattttcttaattccctCTCCGCTGTGCCTTCTGCTAACCTGAGGCACAAGGCTGGCAGAGAGCATGTCTGCATCCACGCTATCCTGCTTGTGCAGCAGCCCTGAGGTCGGTGGTCTGATTTTAGGAGAGGAGCTGCCAAGGTTGGAATTGGAAGAACCTTGAACTCTCTCTAATAGGGAGACACATTTTGTTTCTTCCTCAGTCTGGtatttgaaataaaagagaagaggCCGTGTCTCAGCACCTAAGTACTGCCTTTTTGTCTTGCAGATGATTTACACACaggcaggatttttaaaaatttcctgttTCATCATTTTTACTTGTCTTAAAATGGTGACTTTTGCTATGGGGCTCTTTGGAAGAAATCCTCTGTAACTGTTAGGATGAAAATCATCCGTTTCAAATTCACGTAACCTAAAATTCGAAGTTACCTGTTCTTGTTTATTTAAATCTTACATAAATATCTTTAAGTAAAccttttgaatgtattttttcttttttggaatgaGTATTCTTCTCCATACATGATTCTATagtaaaattatttccaaatactcATTAACCCCCAGAACAGAAATGTTTCCTTTCCCAAAGATTTCAACAGTATTCTGATTATAGATCAAATAAGATaccaaaatgattatttttcttgagTAATCATCAAATCCAGGTTTAAAAAAGCATAGTCAAATTGAACTGCCGTCTTATCTTTATGTGCATATTGTCAAAAGATGCAcagttttacttttacttttgccCTGCTAAGGTCATATATTTAATTGTAAATACAGGGTGACTATAAAGTTCacatgcttttctattttttttttacagtatttatggttttatttaaacacaaatagAATGTGCCCATGGGctatctattcattttctttgccgCGCAGCCTGGCATTGGGATTAGTGACTCTGACCGCCAGCTGGGCTGCTCTTTCCACAATGGCTTTGCAGTTCTTGGAGGAAACGTGAGCAATCTCTGCACAGTAAGATTTGTTGCACATCAGCAACATTTCCAGCTCCTTGACGTTGTGGACAAGGAACTTCTGGAAACTACTGGGCAGcatatgctttgttttcttgttgctccCGTAACCAATGTTGGGCGTCAAGACCTGGACCTTGAATCGTCCCTGAACCCTGTTGTCAATACCTCTGAGTTTCCGCCAGTTACACTTAATTTTGATATATCGGTCTGACTGGTGCTGGATAAACTTCTTGGTCCTCTTTTTGACGATCTTTGGCTTCACAAGGGATCTGAAGGCAGCCATGATGGCGTATAGGAGATGGTGGCCACCTCCGTAGGTACCACCGAGGAAGGGAACTCACATGCTTttctaaattgtacacaaactttatggccaccttgtatattAGCTGCATCAACACAGTCTGGACATCAATCACATCCCTCTGCTTCTTAGCACTCTGGGTTCATTGAATGCACCTAATTCTTGGGctttatgttatatttttggGATGCACATTTTACCTCATTTCTTCCCTTCTACTCTCCCAAATAAAAGGTCTTTTAAGGTGCTTTAAGGAATCTTAAACCTTCCCCATCTTATCACCCAAGGTATGGAAGCTTGAAGTACACCATCATCCCTGGAGTAGGTGCTCAGCACACACCGGAAGTGAATCAGGTTGAGTTGAATTGAGATG encodes:
- the LOC128567605 gene encoding 60S ribosomal protein L32-like; the protein is MAAFRSLVKPKIVKKRTKKFIQHQSDRYIKIKCNWRKLRGIDNRVQGRFKVQVLTPNIGYGSNKKTKHMLPSSFQKFLVHNVKELEMLLMCNKSYCAEIAHVSSKNCKAIVERAAQLAVRVTNPNARLRGKENE